Proteins encoded within one genomic window of Bradyrhizobium sp. 186:
- a CDS encoding UTP--glucose-1-phosphate uridylyltransferase: MKIRKAVFPVAGLGTRVLPATKAMPKEMLTIVDKPLIQYVYDEAREAGIEHFIFVTGRNKNVIEDHFDRMFELDATLAARGKKAEQEVLAQNQPEAGAVSFTRQQAPLGLGHAVWCARDIVGDEPFAVVLPDELVLNSPGCLKQMIETAGKLGEKSNVIAVEAVPDHLTHQYGICGVGKRTGRTFEVDGMVEKPAKGTAPSNLSITGRYILQPEIFKILETQERGAGGEIQLTDAMIGLAKSQKFYGVEFEGERHDCGSKPGFLRANIAYGLKRPELRDGLIAEMKKYLGQ, encoded by the coding sequence ATGAAAATCCGCAAAGCCGTATTTCCCGTCGCCGGCCTCGGCACCCGCGTCCTGCCCGCCACCAAGGCGATGCCGAAGGAAATGCTGACCATCGTCGACAAGCCGCTGATCCAGTACGTCTATGACGAGGCCAGGGAAGCCGGCATCGAGCATTTCATCTTCGTCACCGGCCGCAACAAAAATGTCATCGAAGATCATTTCGACCGGATGTTCGAGCTTGACGCCACGCTTGCCGCGCGCGGCAAGAAGGCCGAACAGGAAGTTCTCGCGCAGAACCAGCCCGAAGCCGGCGCCGTCAGCTTCACCCGCCAGCAGGCGCCGCTCGGCCTCGGCCATGCGGTCTGGTGCGCGCGCGACATTGTCGGCGACGAGCCGTTCGCGGTGGTGCTGCCCGACGAGCTCGTGCTCAACTCGCCCGGCTGCCTGAAGCAGATGATCGAGACTGCCGGCAAGCTTGGCGAAAAATCCAATGTCATCGCGGTCGAGGCCGTGCCCGACCATCTGACCCACCAATACGGCATCTGCGGCGTAGGCAAGCGCACCGGCAGGACGTTCGAGGTCGACGGCATGGTGGAGAAGCCGGCCAAGGGCACCGCGCCCTCCAACCTCTCGATCACCGGGCGCTACATCCTCCAGCCGGAAATCTTCAAGATCCTGGAGACCCAGGAGCGCGGCGCCGGCGGCGAAATCCAGCTCACCGACGCCATGATCGGGCTCGCCAAATCGCAGAAATTCTACGGCGTCGAGTTCGAGGGCGAGCGCCATGATTGCGGCTCCAAGCCCGGCTTCCTCCGCGCCAACATCGCCTACGGCCTGAAGCGCCCCGAGCTGCGCGACGGGCTGATCGCAGAGATGAAGAAATATCTGGGGCAGTAG